In Aedes albopictus strain Foshan chromosome 3, AalbF5, whole genome shotgun sequence, the following are encoded in one genomic region:
- the LOC109405247 gene encoding uncharacterized protein LOC109405247 isoform X1: MDQNDRNTHRQVLYEWNKPAVEPIHTSAYFNHLGEANCTSSASAGDQNGRSVINPYHQIIDSKETSARPATAVFQAKQYQYQAEKMAEPFSASTAFTNNNNNDGWGDDWGDWGENTNTFTQRKPAPPQQHQHQVVPPKSSMNTNTTQYFHTQQQHQQQYPPQQMHLDQNNQNFMPNPVPTAGHQQQVHSNCSAPMATIQQQQQPFQPIYQHHPYPQQQPQYTQPPAPTSYFNQAPQRPPSHPPASVTPQLSQHSVPTFNQSISDSFTSNSNDNWNWNVSDNQPTISPKPQHVEAQPPQSNAFQDTYHQQQSYAQQNAAPQNTFSLPGAANNTQLPPQAKVQPAQLTRLKNETLSPQWSIESQVSQTSSDRSIESGEIGESRSSNTGPSDDGSSGIHPTKHHVENYENIGGYEQSYPMHAEVPDKLDVALNSLSIKQESPSDADDKRHGNFRESSFPPPPPSIASSQQVDGVSQPPKSTSKTPPLPPPPVDVEQKSTSEAQSVPLGPPPTQGPPPTQGPPPSQGPPPSQGPPSVQGPPPVQGPPKGSANPFKRTSQRAHIATPGLGVTQPPVPNPTFFYQPQELPNVENLTPENQEIPDARLENVENLEIAPSNDRNQYLQTGHLSEDSYGTSHRAASLDQQQADDSLPPPGLSRYVPGQQQSENNQQPPSHNYPEPPPGLDRMIPGTDLENATDFNMERQADGEVSDSASNPNPRPAYSAVPPTQPDHHHREEEISDRNLYLVPGESDTHHNQQRVIPGVEDDRPPQSTSAGSYPTQHPLDIPINEQQRELVMDGENPHDPPSQPIPVEISREEPIEGGNTDDENLTVTAGHPTTTTAVSIAEPESNPSMETPRKDPSNTSTADESDKDRSMFYGKGKPPARRDEDPLRRSNKSKSSRDRYDTEDSDYSDRDRRRREREGSNGVDHRDRRRGDREKEKDRRKDGGRDRDRDRDRDRDRDYDYRDKERNRYDRDRDRYGRGSKYDRDSRYETDGSKYETERSTRYDKEGDGSKRYMSREEYYRKRDERERGGGAGGSGAGGGEDRRYRKEKERDRGDRYRDERRKDDRYRDGPSDKRRDRHDRRYDYEDYRGGSRNGNERDRDRDRVRESRERDDRKERDRKYPSSNYGGAQYGAASGYYDPYSYYTQHQQYYEQLRRTNPQAYAEWYRTYYSQMQAAQMQRDLLTSDGRESVHSGRSSANDKERFNRTTPFLHQPGMYNPEDYHRHFNNQSQPSAMLDQSFLSEVSGQPTSLPMYHHQQAMATFQQQQQQQQQRATPLVMDRSYHTDSGYYQPRLDNTDGSLRQEPSTMAMMEPERLTPRKFPEIHPIVSVSCGLLVTAKNRLTINGTTDLVKIWSLGTNEPTRKLFQSYPGPLVKDKTHKKSVIEFCEEQLRNGPMPGLGQAVMKSRGNSLNSLHSLSSNVNRGSYTLLWNYIILLLRQNGTFVGTDISELLMQNKVEFPFDSHQASVRSANVSGRNSSLSNVDRTAREHHGDGHGDEDTAEQSENADASVEPEQHSVEVKTEQLSELEITDKFRNYLIYGNISDALEWATENNLWGHALFLASKVDSRQHANVMMKFANKLTLNDPLQTLYQLLSGRTPSAVTCVLDEKWGDWRPHLAMLMSNSSAKPELIKKSITTLGDSLYNRGDLYAAHFCYLLSDVSFGKFSDVKPECGSTMNANTVVRLILLGSTHLQRSFKEFCTNEAIMMTEIYEYARSLNEDRYSITELQFYKYLLACRMLDHGMQLKCLLYMEQIAEQIQQDPYRFDSEFIKKVYTLGDRLKFYDPVLEKALDESVDNNGQGNIYTNVEDPAWIQRLSAILANYNVASASNYVTETSYEGIADYSNYNNYSEYSGGDQSTQQQSQSDNQQPESAVSMDSTEINKEFTEINQQLGRLNLQYVEGYDPNQQQQTPTHQYDHQMAAPSYDQGYDSINQSSLQDESHLQQQQQQQQQQAPQDQHQQQHPSYPYSYDASSGQPSMFTPAPVAGNEIQQPSPYDYWNPNAEPGSKRVASASTRQQQGASPARSGLTTTAETIPEYEERSLDTPYSSSPVPPGRNDGSHPAAPSSTSSQPPPPQPPSTATSSRDYDGGLAAGGGAGLNYMPKPSISMPNAVSNRPGFDEDNASANASPQHQAHQQQQSQNKNDSSSKAANESAKKAAPSKDTKAGGNAQSSGWFSWFKLKPKNQMILPDDKNPTIVWDPDKKRWVNTEGDDIGEEAFKPPPKMADLMPAPAAPPQMPAAPVAAHIPSVQPPAATGYPSEQIPTGGNYGPAPSLNAGPSQTPIPQATQPTVSNNLGGPVPTAAAPAGPTKVPTLQSNMFKMQRNRTLKNSYVDVFNPSGAAPSRPAETILAPAVPAMATPQGGFFIPGAAPVGGQPNDSAAEGMPHFFNPNQFPGGYQQQ; encoded by the exons GTGTTGTATGAGTGGAACAAGCCAGCTGTTGAACCCATTCACACGAGCGCATACTTCAACCATCTGGGAGAAGCCAACTGTACTTCAAGTGCAAGTGCAGGCGATCAAAATGGAAGAAGTGTAATCAATCCATACCATCAAATCATCGACAGCAAGGAGACTAGTGCAAGGCCAGCTACAGCTGTATTTCAGGCAAAACAGTATCAGTATCAAGCAGAGAAAATGGCAGAGCCATTTTCAGCCTCAACTGCATTtaccaacaataacaacaacgatGGCTGGGGAGACGACTGGGGTGATTGGGGGGAGAACACCAATACGTTTACTCAGCGAAAACCGGCACCTCCGCAACAACATCAACATCAAGTCGTGCCGCCCAAATCGAGCATGAACACCAATACCACCCAGTACTTCCATACCCAGCAACAACACCAGCAGCAATATCCCCCACAACAAATGCATTTGGATCAAAACAATCAAAACTTCATGCCCAACCCAGTCCCAACTGCTGGTCATCAACAACAGGTGCATTCGAATTGTTCCGCACCTATGGCCACAattcaacagcaacaacaaccatTTCAACCGATATACCAACATCATCCCTATCCTCAACAACAACCACAGTACACGCAACCTCCTGCCCCGACGAGCTACTTCAACCAGGCACCACAAAGACCTCCATCACATCCTCCAGCTTCGGTGACTCCACAACTTTCTCAACATTCGGTTCCCACGTTTAACCAATCCATCTCCGATAGTTTTACCTCAAACTCCAATGATAACTGGAACTGGAAcgtttcggataaccaaccaacCATAAGTCCCAAACCACAACACGTAGAAGCTCAACCCCCACAAAGCAACGCATTTCAGGACACCTACCATCAACAGCAGAGTTATGCTCAACAAAATGCTGCTCCCCAAAATACTTTCAGTTTACCTGGTGCCGCAAATAATACTCAGTTGCCGCCACAGGCTAAGGTACAGCCAGCGCAGCTAACCCGGCTCAAAAATGAAACCCTCTCACCGCAGTGGTCCATCGAGAGCCAAGTCTCGCAAACTTCCAGTGATCGTTCCATCGAGAGTGGCGAGATCGGCGAAAGCAGAAGTTCCAACACCGGTCCGTCGGATGATGGTTCATCCGGAATACATCCAACCAAACATCATGTGGAGAATTACGAGAATATAGGTGGATATGAACAGAGTTATCCGATGCATGCTGAAGTTCCGGACAAGTTGGATGTGGCCTTGAACTCGTTGAGTATCAAGCAGGAGTCCCCATCGGATGCAGATGATAAACGACATGGAAACTTCAGGGAGTCTTCATTCCCTCCACCTCCTCCTTCGATCGCAAGCAGTCAACAGGTTGATGGCGTTTCGCAGCCTCCAAAGTCTACGTCCAAGACGCCACCGCTACCCCCACCTCCTGTAGATGTTGAGCAAAAATCTACATCTGAGGCTCAATCTGTTCCGCTAGGTCCTCCACCAACTCAGGGACCTCCACCAACACAAGGCCCTCCACCAAGCCAAGGTCCACCTCCATCACAAGGACCTCCATCCGTCCAAGGACCTCCACCCGTTCAAGGACCTCCGAAAGGATCGGCCAACCCGTTCAAGCGCACCTCACAACGAGCCCACATTGCAACTCCCGGATTAGGAGTCACCCAACCACCTGTCCCAAATCCAACCTTCTTCTACCAACCGCAAGAGCTCCCGAACGTGGAAAACCTTACCCCGGAAAACCAGGAAATCCCCGATGCCCGTTTGGAAAACGTCGAAAACCTCGAAATTGCTCCGAGCAACGATCGTAACCAATACCTACAGACTGGACATCTATCGGAAGATAGCTACGGAACATCGCATCGTGCTGCGTCGCTCGATCAGCAACAAGCTGATGACAGTCTCCCACCACCTGGACTTTCGCGCTACGTCCCCGGCCAACAGCAATCGGAAAACAATCAACAACCACCCTCCCATAACTATCCCGAACCGCCACCTGGTTTGGATCGCATGATCCCGGGAACCGACTTAGAAAATGCAACCGATTTCAACATGGAACGCCAAGCCGACGGCGAGGTGTCCGATTCCGCATCGAACCCCAATCCGCGACCAGCTTATTCCGCGGTTCCACCCACACAACCGGATCACCATCACCGGGAAGAGGAAATCAGCGATCGGAATCTCTACCTAGTCCCAGGCGAGAGCGATACCCACCACAACCAGCAGCGGGTGATCCCCGGAGTCGAGGACGATCGACCGCCACAAAGCACCAGCGCCGGCAGTTATCCGACACAACATCCCCTGGACATTCCCATCAACGAACAGCAGCGAGAATTGGTTATGGATGGTGAAAACCCGCATGATCCACCGTCGCAACCGATTCCCGTCGAAATTAGTCGCGAGGAACCAATCGAAGGTGGTAACACGGATGATGAGAACCTGACAGTGACTGCCGGTCATCCGACAACCACAACAGCTGTCAGCATCGCAGAACCCGAATCAAACCCGTCCATGGAAACGCCCCGGAAGGATCCATCCAACACTTCCACGGCGGACGAAAGCGACAAGGATCGATCGATGTTCTACGGAAAGGGTAAACCACCGGCAAGGAGGGACGAAGACCCGCTGCGCCGGTCGAACAAGAGCAAGAGTTCTAGGGATCGCTACGATACGGAGGATTCGGATTACAGCGATCGCGATCGAAGAAGGAGAGAGCGGGAAGGTAGCAACGGCGTGGATCATCGAGACCGGAGACGAGGCGATCGGGAGAAAGAGAAAGACCGACGGAAGGATGGCGGGAGGGACCGGGATCGTGATCGCGATCGTGACAGGGATCGCGATTACGACTACCGCGATAAGGAGCGGAACAG ATACGACCGCGATCGGGATCGCTACGGTAGAGGCAGCAAGTATGATCGCGACAGTCGTTACGAAACCGACGGATCAAAGTACGAAACCGAACGATCGACACGATATGACAAGGAAGGCGATGGCAGCAAGCGGTACATGTCCCGTGAGGAGTACTACCGCAAACGCGACGAACGGGAGCGAGGGGGAGGAGCTGGTGGTAGTGGTGCAGGTGGCGGTGAAGATCGCCGCTATCGCAAGGAGAAAGAACGCGACCGAGGTGATCGCTATCGAGATGAACGAAGAAAAG ATGACCGTTACCGCGATGGACCGAGCGACAAGCGTCGCGATCGTCACGATCGGCGCTACGATTACGAGGATTACCGTGGCGGAAGCCGAAATGGTAATGAACgggatcgcgatcgtgatcgtgtTCGAGAAAGCCGGGAACGGGATGACCGCAAAGAACGAGACCGAAAGTATCCATCGTCCAACTATGGTGGAGCCCAGTATGGCGCTGCATCCGGATATTACGATCCGTACAGTTACTACACCCAGCATCAGCAGTACTACGAACAGTTGCGACGTACTAATCCTCAGGCGTATGCCGAATGGTATCGCACGTACTACAGCCAAATGCAGGCCGCTCAGATGCAGCGGGATCTGCTGACAAGTGATGGTCGCGAATCGGTGCATTCGGGGCGCAGCTCGGCCAACGATAAAGAACG GTTTAATCGCACGACACCGTTTCTCCATCAGCCCGGCATGTATAATCCGGAAGACTATCATCGTCATTTTAATAATCAATCGCAACCATCCGCCATGCTCGACCAGAGCTTCCTCAGTGAAGTGTCCGGTCAGCCGACGTCACTGCCAATGTACCACCATCAGCAAGCGATGGCCACAttccaacagcaacagcagcaacaacagcaacgggCCACTCCTCTGGTCATGGATAGATCGTACCACACTGATAGTGGATATTACCAGCCAAG GTTGGACAATACCGATGGATCGCTGCGTCAGGAACCGAGTACCATGGCAATGATGGAACCGGAACGACTAACTCCACGTAAATTCCCGGAAATACATCCGATCGTGAGCGTATCTTGCGGGTTGTTGGTGACAGCGAAAAATCGTCTGACCATTAACGGCACCACCGACTTGGTGAAGATTTGGAGTTTAG GAACCAACGAACCAACGCGGAAACTGTTCCAGTCCTATCCTGGTCCCTTGGTCAAGGACAAGACTCACAAAAAGTCGGTAATCGAGTTCTGCGAAGAGCAACTTCGGAACGGTCCCATGCCCGGACTTGGGCAAGCCGTTATGAAGTCACGTGGCAATTCGCTCAACAGCCTACACTCGTTGAGCTCGAATGTCAACCGTGGTTCCTACACGCTCCTGTGGAATTACATCATTCTACTGCTGAGACAAAATGGG ACCTTCGTGGGAACCGATATTTCCGAGCTCTTGATGCAAAACAAGGTGGAATTTCCTTTCGATTCGCACCAGGCGAGCGTTCGGTCAGCAAATGTGAGCGGACGTAATTCTTCGCTATCGAACGTGGATCGTACCGCACGGGAACACCACGGAGATGGTCATGGAGATGAAGACACCGCTGAGCAGTCAGAAAATGCAGATGCATCCGTTGAACCCGAACAGCATTCGGTTGAGGTAAAGACGGAACAGCTTAGTGAATTGGAGATCACCGACAAGTTTAGGAATTACCTTATCTACGGAAACATAAGCGATGCACTGGAATGGGCTACGGAGAACAACCTCTGGGGACACGCATTGTTTTTGGCGTCGAAAGTTGACTCACGGCAGCATGCCAACGTGATGATGAAGTTTGCCAACAAGCTGACTTTGAACGACCCGTTGCAAACGCTGTATCAGTTGCTCAGTGGACGCACTCCTTCGGCTGTGACTTGCGTGCTGGATGAAAAGTGGGGCGATTGGCGGCCACATTTGGCCATGCTAATGTCCAACAGCTCCGCCAAACCGGAACTGATCAAAAAGTCGATAACTACGCTGGGTGATTCGCTATACAATCGCGGTGATTTGTATGCGGCTCACTTCTGCTATTTGCTGTCGGATGTCAGCTTCGGAAAGTTCTCCGACGTAAAACCGGAATGTGGTTCCACCATGAACGCAAACACGGTAGTGAGGTTAATCTTGCTTGGCTCCACTCATCTGCAGCGCAGTTTCAAGGAGTTCTGTACGAATGAAGCTATAATGATGACCGAGATCTACGAGTATGCCCGTTCGTTGAACGAAGACCGGTACTCCATCACAGAGCTACAG TTCTACAAGTATCTATTGGCATGCCGTATGCTGGACCATGGTATGCAACTTAAATGCTTGCTGTACATGGAACAAATCGCCGAGCAGATACAGCAGGATCCTTATCGATTCGATTCTGAATTCATCAAAAAG gtttatACACTTGGTGATCGTCTGAAATTTTACGATCCAGTGTTGGAGAAGGCATTGGACGAATCCGTGGATAACAACGGCCAAGGAAACATCTACACAAACGTCGAAGACCCGGCTTGGATACAGCGGTTAAGTGCAATATTAGCAAACTATAAT GTTGCCAGTGCTTCCAACTATGTTACCGAAACATCATACGAAGGGATTGCCGATTACAGTAACTACAATAACTATTCCGAATACAGTGGCGGTGATCAATCGACCCAACAGCAATCGCAATCTGATAATCAGCAACCGGAGTCAGCTGTAAGCATGGACTCAACCGAAATTAACAAAGAATTCACTGAAATCAATCAACAGCTTGGTCGTTTGAACCTGCAGTACGTGGAAGGTTACGATCCGAATCAACAACAGCAAACGCCCACGCATCAATACGACCATCAGATGGCAGCACCGAGCTATGATCAAGGATACGATTCGATCAACCAATCATCCTTACAGGATGAGTCTCActtgcagcagcaacaacagcaacagcagcaacaagcaCCTCAAGATCAACACCAGCAACAACACCCGTCGTACCCTTATTCCTATGACGCCTCTTCCGGTCAACCCAGCATGTTCACTCCCGCACCAGTGGCTGGCAACGAAATTCAACAGCCAAGCCCCTACGACTATTGGAACCCCAATGCCGAG CCGGGTTCGAAACGAGTCGCGTCCGCGTCCACTAGACAGCAGCAGGGTGCATCCCCTGCGCGCTCGGGTTTAACCACCACCGCCGAAACCATACCCGAGTACGAAGAAAGATCGCTAGATACACCCTACTCCTCGTCACCAGTACCGCCCGGACGAAACGACGGTTCGCACCCAGCTGCGCCATCGTCGACTTCTTCTCAACCGCCGCCGCCGCAACCACCATCTACTGCTACATCTAGTAGAGACTACGACGGCGGTTTGGCTGCGGGGGGCGGTGCTGGTCTCAACTAC ATGCCAAAACCATCGATTTCGATGCCCAATGCGGTATCCAATCGACCGGGATTCGACGAGGACAACGCTAGCGCTAACGCTTCGCCGCAACACCAGgcacaccagcagcagcagtcacAGAATAAGAACGATTCGTCGTCTAAAGCGGCCAATGAATCCGCCAAGAAGGCTGCCCCATCGAAGGATACCAAAGCGGGTGGCAATGCTCAAAG CTCTGGCTGGTTTTCGTGGTTCAAATTGAAACCTAAAAATCAAATGATTCTGCCTGACGATAAAAATCCAACC ATCGTGTGGGACCCAGATAAGAAACGTTGGGTTAATACGGAAGGCGATGATATCGGCGAGGAAGCGTTTAAGCCTCCTCCAAAAATGGCCGACCTAATGCCGGCTCCAGCTGCTCCTCCGCAGATGCCAGCTGCACCTGTAGCAGCACATATACCATCGGTACAACCACCGGCTGCGACTGGTTATCCGTCGGAGCAAATCCCAACTGGTGGAAACTATGGACCGGCACCTTCACTGAATGCTGGTCCTAGCCAAACACCAATTCCTCAGGCGACGCAACCAACTGTATCGAACAATTTGGGTGGCCCGGTGCCAACGGCAGCGGCTCCAGCAGGACCAACCAAGGTCCCAACGCTGCAATCCAACATGTTCAAAATGCAGCGAAATCGAA CGTTGAAAAATTCCTACGTTGACGTGTTTAACCCGTCCGGTGCGGCACCGAGTCGACCGGCGGAAACGATATTGGCACCAGCCGTTCCGGCAATGGCTACACCGCAGGGCGGTTTCTTCATTCCTGGAGCGGCTCCGGTCGGTGGGCAACCAAACGACAGTGCAGCGGAG GGAATGCCTCACTTCTTCAACCCCAACCAGTTCCCCGGCGGATATCAGCAACAGTGA